In the genome of Bacillus sp. S3, one region contains:
- a CDS encoding peptide chain release factor 3 yields MGKNFREDVLSRRTFAIISHPDAGKTTLTEKLLLFGGAIRDAGTVKAKKTGKFATSDWMEIEKQRGISVTSSVMQFDYDGFRVNILDTPGHQDFSEDTYRTLMAVDSAVMIVDSAKGIEEQTLKLFKVCRMRGIPIFTFMNKLDRQGKAPLELLAELEEVLGIESYPMNWPIGMGKEFLGIYDRFNNRVEQFRVNEDERFIPLNDDGEITGDHKLKSSGLYDQTLDEIMLLNEAGNEFSAEKVADGTLTPVFFGSALTNFGVQTFLESYLKFAPPPKARNSSIGEINPLGDQFSGFVFKIQANMNPAHRDRIAFVRVCSGKFERGMTVNIPRLGKQLKLSQSTSFMAEERNTVDEAVSGDIIGLYDTGTYQIGDTLTTGKDDFQYERLPQFTPELYVKVSAKNVMKQKSFYKGIEQLVQEGAIQLFKTARMEDYLLGAVGQLQFEVFEHRMRNEYNAEVIMERMGSKIARWVENDTVDENLSSTRSLLVKDRYDNFVFLFENEFALRWFQEKNPTVTLYNPMDQNE; encoded by the coding sequence ATGGGTAAAAATTTTAGAGAAGACGTTTTATCACGCAGGACATTCGCCATTATTTCCCACCCGGATGCTGGTAAAACGACACTTACGGAAAAATTATTATTATTTGGCGGAGCGATTCGCGATGCAGGTACAGTTAAAGCAAAGAAAACTGGTAAATTCGCTACAAGTGACTGGATGGAAATTGAAAAGCAGCGTGGAATTTCAGTCACATCCAGTGTTATGCAATTTGACTATGATGGATTCCGAGTAAATATTTTAGATACTCCTGGTCACCAGGATTTTAGTGAGGATACTTACAGAACTTTAATGGCGGTCGATAGTGCTGTCATGATTGTCGATTCAGCGAAAGGGATCGAGGAACAAACACTCAAGCTATTTAAAGTGTGCCGGATGCGCGGCATTCCAATCTTTACGTTCATGAATAAGCTTGATCGTCAGGGGAAGGCACCTCTTGAGCTCTTAGCCGAACTAGAAGAGGTACTTGGAATTGAATCGTATCCAATGAACTGGCCAATTGGTATGGGGAAAGAATTTCTTGGTATTTATGATCGTTTCAACAATCGAGTGGAACAATTTCGAGTGAATGAGGATGAGCGGTTTATCCCATTAAATGATGATGGGGAGATTACTGGAGACCATAAGTTAAAATCTTCAGGACTGTATGATCAAACGCTTGATGAAATTATGCTGCTTAATGAAGCCGGAAATGAGTTTTCAGCCGAAAAGGTGGCTGATGGTACATTGACACCAGTATTCTTTGGAAGTGCGTTAACTAACTTTGGTGTCCAGACCTTCCTTGAGTCATACTTAAAGTTTGCGCCGCCGCCAAAGGCCCGTAATTCATCGATTGGGGAAATCAATCCACTGGGAGACCAATTTTCAGGCTTTGTTTTTAAAATTCAAGCGAACATGAATCCTGCCCACCGTGACCGTATTGCTTTTGTGCGAGTGTGCTCCGGGAAATTCGAACGGGGGATGACTGTTAATATTCCGCGCCTTGGAAAACAATTAAAGCTTTCTCAATCAACTTCATTTATGGCGGAAGAACGAAATACAGTTGATGAAGCGGTTAGCGGTGACATTATCGGTTTATACGACACAGGAACATATCAAATAGGTGATACCCTTACAACGGGTAAGGATGACTTCCAATATGAAAGATTACCGCAGTTTACTCCTGAATTATATGTAAAGGTGTCGGCTAAAAACGTGATGAAGCAAAAATCCTTTTATAAAGGCATCGAACAATTAGTCCAGGAAGGGGCCATTCAGCTCTTTAAAACCGCTAGGATGGAAGATTATTTATTAGGTGCCGTCGGACAGCTTCAGTTCGAAGTATTTGAGCACAGGATGAGAAATGAGTACAATGCAGAAGTGATAATGGAACGGATGGGTTCCAAAATTGCCCGTTGGGTTGAAAACGATACTGTGGATGAAAATTTGTCAAGTACACGCAGTCTATTGGTGAAAGACCGTTATGATAATTTTGTGTTCTTATTTGAAAACGAGTTTGCATTAAGATGGTTTCAAGAAAAAAATCCGACCGTCACACTGTACAACCCAATGGATCAGAATGAATAA